A genomic segment from Leptolyngbya boryana PCC 6306 encodes:
- a CDS encoding L,D-transpeptidase encodes MKWILVLVSSLTIGGAIADMTPVRADWRETAEIVLSEPQPSLMRVVVRTKARRVYVYEGNVITASFAIAVGKKGWETPPGQYQVFSKEVNPVFKNFKTGNVIRPGADNPLGVRWIGFWTDGKTQLGFHGTNQPELIGQAVSHGCIRMKNKDVVALFEKVSIGTPVIVEP; translated from the coding sequence ATGAAATGGATTTTGGTGTTAGTCAGTTCCCTAACAATCGGTGGCGCAATTGCCGATATGACTCCAGTACGGGCGGATTGGAGAGAGACGGCAGAGATTGTGCTGTCTGAGCCGCAGCCGAGTTTGATGCGAGTGGTCGTGCGGACGAAAGCGCGCCGGGTTTATGTCTATGAGGGAAATGTGATTACTGCGAGTTTTGCGATCGCGGTTGGCAAAAAAGGATGGGAGACTCCGCCCGGACAGTATCAGGTGTTTTCTAAGGAAGTGAATCCGGTTTTTAAGAACTTTAAGACGGGAAATGTGATTCGGCCGGGTGCGGACAATCCATTAGGTGTGAGATGGATTGGGTTTTGGACGGATGGCAAGACGCAGCTAGGATTTCATGGAACGAATCAGCCTGAGTTGATTGGACAGGCAGTGTCGCATGGATGTATTCGGATGAAGAATAAAGATGTGGTTGCGCTGTTTGAGAAAGTGTCGATCGGGACTCCGGTGATTGTCGAGCCTTGA
- a CDS encoding DUF1350 family protein, which translates to MDWQEISGNWVLIPDRPIAIVHFLGGAFVATAPQLTYRRLLEFLGEQGYLVVATPFVNTFDHTEIAKSVLVSFERAMENVRSRVSVRYLPIYGIGHSMGCKLHLLIGSLFAVERAGNVLISFNNYAARDAVPLVEQFSQFFKPQGVAVEFTPSPVETNALIRDRYAVRRNLLIKFADDSIDQSLGLAQLLEESFPGMIATRRLKGTHVTPLGPDVKWQVGGSFTPIDAIGQWMRQEVYRELRQLEQVVLQWLDPVGRIRR; encoded by the coding sequence ATGGATTGGCAGGAAATTTCGGGGAATTGGGTTTTGATTCCGGATCGTCCGATCGCGATCGTTCATTTTTTAGGTGGGGCGTTTGTGGCGACGGCTCCGCAGTTAACGTATCGGCGATTGTTAGAGTTTTTAGGCGAGCAGGGATACTTGGTCGTGGCAACTCCGTTTGTGAATACGTTTGATCATACGGAGATTGCCAAGTCAGTTTTAGTCAGTTTTGAACGGGCAATGGAAAATGTGCGATCGCGTGTCTCAGTGCGATATTTACCCATTTATGGGATTGGGCACAGTATGGGGTGCAAATTGCATCTGTTGATTGGCAGTCTGTTTGCGGTAGAACGAGCAGGGAATGTGCTGATTTCGTTTAATAACTATGCGGCACGGGATGCAGTGCCCTTGGTTGAGCAGTTTTCACAGTTTTTCAAGCCGCAAGGAGTAGCCGTCGAGTTTACTCCGTCACCTGTCGAGACGAATGCACTGATTCGCGATCGCTACGCAGTTCGACGAAATTTGTTGATTAAGTTTGCGGATGATTCGATCGATCAATCGTTGGGGTTGGCGCAGTTGTTAGAAGAGAGTTTTCCAGGCATGATTGCGACACGGCGGTTGAAAGGGACGCATGTGACCCCGCTCGGACCGGATGTCAAGTGGCAGGTTGGGGGATCATTTACGCCAATTGATGCGATCGGGCAGTGGATGAGACAAGAGGTATATCGAGAGTTACGACAGTTAGAGCAGGTGGTTTTACAGTGGCTTGATCCCGTCGGCAGAATTAGAAGATAG
- the dnaK gene encoding molecular chaperone DnaK — protein sequence MGRVVGIDLGTTNSVVAVMEGGKPVVIANAEGMRTTPSVVGVSKEGERLVGQLARRQAVLDPQNTFFGVKRFMGRRYAELNPESKRVPYTIRKDESGNIKLKCPRLERDFAPEEISAQILKKLADEAGRYLGEKVTGAVITVPAYFNDSQRQATRDAGRIAGLEVKRILNEPTAASLAYGLDRVQSETILVFDLGGGTFDVSILDVGDGVFEVKSTSGDTELGGGEFDKKIVDWLAEQFLEQEGIDLRKERQSLQRLTEAAEKAKIELSGVGVTEINLPFIAADQNGPKHLETRLTRSQFESLCGDLLSRLREPLRNAFRDAGLSPRDIDEVVLVGGATRMPMVQEVVRSLINLEPNQNVNPDEVVAVGAAIQAGILAGELKDILLLDVTPLSVGLETIGGIMKKLIPRGTTIPTRRSDTFSTSEDNQTVVEVHVLQGERDMASGNKSLGRFKLMGIPPAPRGIPQIQVAFDIDANGILQVTAMDRTTGREQSITIQGASTLSDEEIKQMIRNAEEFAQVDELRKQKVEKRNRAEAMTFQAERQLREATLDFGYQFVTPYRNRIEPLVQRLRQALANNDDRGVDIAEADLKDAIYDLNREIYQQNKIEEGEGGILQSIKDFFLEDDDDYYYDNRRDYYDSSRRDDYWSGGRSGYALNPSREPEIYPRRDDYRDPYSANPPRNNADFTTPPRRNPDAYGSGSDYNPPRRKPDPYSGSDDYNPPRRKPDPYGGSDDYNPPRRNPDPYSDRTSTPPPRRNPDPYGSPSSGDSEYYDYGTPPRRENYDKPTNPPRRDDYEDDYYNDRQSRRDDTPRKRPNRPDYRQDNWDDEDDWL from the coding sequence ATGGGTAGAGTCGTTGGAATTGACCTCGGTACAACTAATTCAGTCGTGGCAGTCATGGAAGGCGGAAAACCCGTCGTCATTGCCAACGCCGAAGGAATGCGAACCACCCCCTCCGTTGTGGGTGTCAGCAAAGAAGGGGAACGCCTCGTCGGTCAACTTGCCCGTCGCCAAGCCGTTCTCGACCCCCAAAACACCTTTTTTGGGGTCAAACGCTTTATGGGACGAAGATATGCCGAACTCAACCCCGAATCCAAACGAGTTCCCTACACCATTCGCAAAGACGAATCGGGCAACATTAAGCTGAAATGTCCCAGACTGGAGCGCGATTTCGCCCCTGAAGAAATCTCTGCCCAAATCCTCAAAAAACTTGCCGACGAAGCAGGGCGCTACCTGGGCGAAAAAGTCACCGGCGCAGTCATCACCGTTCCCGCCTATTTCAACGACTCCCAACGTCAAGCGACCCGCGATGCCGGAAGAATTGCAGGCTTAGAAGTCAAACGAATTCTCAACGAACCGACCGCTGCTTCTCTCGCTTACGGTCTCGATCGCGTTCAAAGTGAAACGATTCTCGTCTTTGATCTCGGCGGCGGAACGTTTGACGTATCGATTCTCGATGTGGGCGATGGTGTATTTGAAGTCAAATCGACCAGTGGCGACACCGAACTCGGCGGCGGCGAATTCGACAAAAAGATCGTCGATTGGCTCGCCGAACAATTTTTAGAACAAGAAGGCATCGATCTCCGTAAAGAACGTCAATCCTTGCAGCGTCTGACTGAAGCAGCCGAAAAAGCAAAAATCGAGCTTTCGGGTGTAGGCGTCACAGAAATCAACCTCCCCTTCATTGCAGCCGATCAAAACGGACCCAAACACTTAGAAACTCGCTTAACGCGATCGCAATTTGAAAGCCTCTGCGGCGATCTGCTCTCTCGTCTGAGAGAACCGCTCCGCAATGCCTTCCGCGACGCAGGACTGTCTCCTCGCGACATTGATGAAGTCGTGCTGGTCGGTGGCGCAACGCGAATGCCGATGGTTCAAGAAGTTGTACGATCGCTGATTAACCTCGAACCGAATCAAAACGTCAACCCCGATGAAGTCGTTGCAGTTGGCGCAGCAATTCAAGCTGGAATTCTCGCAGGCGAACTCAAAGATATCCTGCTCTTAGATGTCACTCCGCTCTCGGTTGGTTTAGAAACGATCGGCGGAATTATGAAAAAACTCATTCCCCGTGGCACAACAATTCCGACTCGTCGATCGGATACGTTTTCAACCTCTGAGGACAATCAAACGGTCGTTGAAGTTCACGTGCTTCAAGGTGAACGCGACATGGCATCCGGCAATAAATCGCTGGGTCGCTTTAAACTCATGGGCATTCCCCCCGCACCTCGTGGGATACCGCAAATTCAAGTTGCTTTCGATATCGATGCCAACGGAATTCTTCAAGTGACTGCGATGGATCGCACCACTGGACGCGAACAAAGCATCACGATTCAAGGCGCTTCCACTTTAAGCGATGAAGAGATCAAGCAAATGATCCGCAACGCTGAAGAATTTGCCCAAGTTGATGAACTTCGCAAACAAAAAGTGGAAAAGCGCAACCGCGCCGAGGCGATGACTTTCCAAGCCGAGCGGCAACTGCGAGAAGCCACACTCGATTTCGGCTATCAATTTGTCACGCCATATCGCAACCGGATCGAACCCCTAGTGCAACGTCTACGGCAAGCTCTCGCCAATAATGACGATCGCGGAGTCGATATTGCAGAAGCCGATCTCAAAGATGCCATCTACGATCTCAACCGCGAAATTTACCAGCAAAACAAAATCGAAGAAGGCGAAGGCGGCATTCTGCAATCGATCAAAGACTTCTTCCTCGAAGACGATGACGACTATTACTACGACAATCGCCGCGACTACTACGATTCTTCTCGTCGAGATGACTATTGGAGCGGTGGACGCAGCGGCTATGCCCTAAATCCGTCGCGCGAACCTGAAATCTATCCCCGCCGAGACGATTATCGCGATCCGTACAGCGCAAATCCACCGCGCAACAATGCCGATTTCACCACTCCACCCCGTCGTAATCCTGACGCATATGGCAGTGGTTCTGATTACAATCCGCCACGCCGTAAACCAGATCCTTACAGCGGGTCTGACGATTACAACCCACCGCGTCGTAAACCAGATCCTTATGGCGGCTCCGACGATTACAATCCACCGCGCCGCAATCCAGATCCTTATAGCGATCGCACATCCACCCCGCCGCCGCGTCGTAACCCAGATCCTTACGGTAGCCCAAGCTCTGGCGATTCTGAGTATTACGATTATGGAACTCCGCCCCGACGCGAGAATTACGACAAACCAACGAATCCGCCGCGTCGTGATGATTACGAAGACGATTATTACAACGATCGTCAATCTCGTCGTGACGATACCCCGCGCAAACGTCCCAACCGCCCTGATTATCGCCAAGATAACTGGGACGATGAAGACGACTGGCTGTAA
- a CDS encoding DUF565 domain-containing protein — protein MQNTRLSTIVNTTAAQLNQTFQNPWRRISLLLISWLLGFFLGSAISTTAGQQAELDIVAAAVIVLVIEVISWLAYGGSERYRRSLIADVLNSLKIGVMYSLFLEAFKLGS, from the coding sequence ATGCAGAATACTCGACTTAGTACGATCGTCAATACAACCGCCGCACAGCTAAATCAAACCTTTCAAAATCCTTGGCGACGGATTTCGCTGCTGTTGATTAGTTGGCTGTTGGGATTTTTTCTGGGAAGCGCAATCTCAACGACTGCAGGGCAGCAGGCTGAGTTGGATATTGTTGCAGCCGCTGTTATTGTGCTCGTGATAGAAGTGATTAGCTGGCTTGCTTATGGCGGGAGTGAACGGTATCGGCGATCGTTGATTGCGGATGTTCTGAATTCCCTAAAGATTGGGGTAATGTATAGCCTATTTCTCGAGGCATTTAAGCTGGGGAGTTAG
- a CDS encoding DnaJ C-terminal domain-containing protein, protein MQSFRNYYEILGVNNSAPAEDIKRAYRRLARQYHPDLNPGNKTAEEKFKALSEAYGVLSDPQKRAKYDEFGGFWKQRGFQNGQKGRSNESSYSKWKDFHEFFDEVLSQRTPNPEPMFEEIPIQRPPRTASPPPRREPDPFRPGTVKESYTVKKPTPRDAEARLTVPLEKAYAGGRERIRLEDGRSLEVNMPKHMVTGQKIRLRDQGVNGGDLYLKIEVLPHPFFKIDGSDISCLLPITPSEAVLGAPVEVPTLDGLVKMNIPPGVRSGQKLRLANKGYPDLNGDRGDQIVELTIVIPKELSDQERELYEKLRQIEQFNPRKNLPV, encoded by the coding sequence ATGCAAAGTTTCCGCAATTATTACGAGATTTTGGGCGTTAACAATAGCGCACCTGCTGAAGACATCAAACGTGCTTACCGTCGCTTAGCACGCCAGTATCACCCTGATCTCAATCCCGGAAACAAGACAGCAGAAGAGAAATTTAAAGCCCTCAGCGAAGCGTATGGTGTGCTTTCTGATCCTCAAAAGCGCGCCAAGTACGACGAGTTTGGCGGCTTCTGGAAACAGCGGGGGTTCCAAAACGGGCAAAAAGGACGGAGCAATGAATCGAGCTACAGCAAATGGAAAGATTTCCATGAATTCTTTGATGAAGTCTTGAGCCAGCGCACGCCAAACCCTGAACCGATGTTTGAGGAGATTCCCATTCAGCGACCTCCTCGTACGGCTTCTCCACCTCCCCGAAGAGAACCCGACCCATTCCGCCCGGGTACGGTGAAAGAAAGCTATACCGTTAAAAAACCAACTCCACGAGATGCAGAGGCGCGTTTGACAGTTCCGCTCGAAAAAGCCTATGCCGGAGGACGAGAGCGAATTCGACTCGAAGATGGTCGATCGTTAGAAGTCAACATGCCCAAACATATGGTGACCGGTCAAAAAATCCGCCTGCGTGACCAAGGCGTGAATGGCGGCGATCTGTATCTCAAAATCGAAGTGCTTCCCCATCCATTTTTCAAAATCGATGGCTCAGATATTAGTTGCCTTCTTCCCATTACGCCCAGTGAGGCGGTGTTAGGCGCACCTGTGGAAGTTCCAACCTTAGACGGCCTAGTGAAAATGAATATTCCTCCAGGAGTCCGCTCCGGTCAAAAACTTCGTTTAGCCAATAAAGGATATCCAGATTTGAACGGCGATCGCGGTGATCAGATCGTTGAACTCACGATCGTCATTCCCAAAGAACTCAGCGATCAAGAACGCGAACTCTACGAAAAGCTCCGTCAAATCGAGCAATTCAATCCTCGAAAAAATCTTCCTGTATAA
- a CDS encoding (2Fe-2S) ferredoxin domain-containing protein encodes MTQDQRSTEFCFSGKFLGYVFKDGYKIKRLNLATENGEYSIKMTKLARATLGQTLLPGDQIQVGGWQKYDRSENAFKFKAYWIKPVNSVAQLELPAPQASSPKPKKQSILVCQKSSCMKRGGKAICGAIEQALSDRGLEDQVTLKGTGCMKACGKVPVVLDKTRYTKLNPKDVATLIDEHFAPAIEPTQPEINPIAPQREIEVLPISA; translated from the coding sequence ATGACTCAAGACCAGCGATCGACAGAATTTTGCTTTTCGGGTAAGTTTCTCGGCTACGTCTTCAAAGATGGCTACAAAATCAAGCGCCTCAACCTTGCCACTGAAAATGGTGAATATTCCATCAAAATGACTAAACTTGCCCGAGCAACCCTCGGTCAAACGCTCTTACCCGGTGATCAAATTCAAGTCGGCGGCTGGCAAAAATACGATCGCTCCGAAAACGCCTTCAAGTTCAAAGCCTATTGGATCAAACCTGTAAACTCGGTCGCTCAACTCGAACTTCCGGCTCCTCAAGCCTCAAGCCCCAAACCCAAAAAACAATCGATTCTCGTCTGCCAGAAATCAAGCTGTATGAAACGAGGCGGCAAAGCGATCTGCGGCGCGATCGAGCAAGCTTTAAGCGATCGAGGTCTCGAAGATCAAGTCACCCTCAAAGGGACGGGCTGCATGAAAGCCTGCGGCAAAGTCCCCGTCGTACTCGACAAAACTCGCTACACCAAACTCAATCCCAAAGATGTGGCGACGCTCATCGATGAACATTTCGCCCCGGCAATTGAACCCACACAGCCTGAAATTAACCCGATCGCTCCTCAACGAGAGATTGAAGTCCTGCCAATTTCAGCCTAA
- a CDS encoding Uma2 family endonuclease, which produces MTVTTYRWTLDRYHQAVEAGIFDDQPVELLNGELVTMSPEGLPHASLSSSGANYIRKLLGERAFIREGKPITIPESASEPEPDIAIVDADEEIYFQHHPYPENIFWVIEYSNSSLNKDTESKRKIYAAAEIREYWVVNLQQMELIVYRDPVEGDYRSEQKLIAGKIRPLAFLDVEIEVDRLIRRSV; this is translated from the coding sequence ATGACGGTTACTACTTATCGCTGGACGCTCGATCGCTATCATCAAGCCGTAGAAGCAGGCATTTTCGACGATCAGCCTGTGGAGCTGTTGAATGGAGAATTAGTGACGATGTCGCCAGAGGGATTGCCTCATGCAAGTTTGAGCAGTAGTGGAGCGAACTACATTAGAAAGCTGCTGGGAGAACGCGCCTTTATTCGAGAAGGCAAGCCGATCACAATTCCTGAAAGTGCGTCCGAACCCGAACCCGATATTGCGATCGTAGATGCGGATGAAGAGATTTATTTTCAGCATCATCCCTATCCAGAAAATATCTTTTGGGTGATTGAATACTCAAATTCAAGCTTGAATAAAGATACGGAATCCAAGCGGAAAATCTATGCAGCAGCCGAAATTCGAGAGTATTGGGTGGTGAACTTGCAGCAGATGGAATTGATTGTTTACCGCGATCCAGTCGAGGGTGATTATCGATCCGAGCAAAAATTGATTGCAGGCAAGATTCGACCATTGGCTTTTTTGGATGTAGAAATCGAGGTCGATCGCTTGATTCGGAGATCGGTCTAA
- a CDS encoding sensor histidine kinase, with amino-acid sequence MSEWIFPTLSELLSREVPESSHPPSAALRQIKAEREWFSAIAALESLLSSTEGVLFSAPLPILSQPESFPNITTYSFTPNALFSGFSFQLPSANGETSECETNTLGLFPGDALAAEAFCLALTSKFSLLMVLGEDRAKNPAFFFSFDPEEITKAWQVLRLRVVLMNPGHLQKLDRLYATFPPIAPNYKLITQFSHALLSHLPDPIAESEKRTIRDPRPLQTPTADVLKSADVELLQAIAHEVRTPLTTIRTLTRLLLKRRDLPADAVKRLEMIDRECSEQIDRFGLIFRAVELETSATKVSSLATTSLEEVLEQSIPRWQKQANQRNLTLDVILPQHIPSVMSDPTMLDQALSSLIERSARSLPAGSSIQVEVSLAGHQLKLQLQAQKDDLPHDTHQMPLLKSLGQVLVFQPETGSLSLNLNVTKNIFQALGGKLIVRERPEQGEIYTLFLPLEPSKNASGMIV; translated from the coding sequence ATGTCTGAGTGGATCTTCCCAACGTTAAGCGAACTTCTGTCTCGTGAAGTTCCAGAATCGTCTCACCCTCCCAGTGCAGCCCTGCGACAAATCAAAGCAGAGCGCGAATGGTTTAGCGCGATCGCGGCTCTAGAATCCCTTCTCTCATCTACTGAAGGCGTACTCTTCTCCGCCCCTCTACCAATTCTCAGCCAGCCAGAAAGCTTTCCCAATATCACCACCTACTCCTTCACCCCGAACGCCCTATTTTCAGGTTTTTCCTTTCAGCTTCCCTCTGCAAACGGTGAAACTTCAGAGTGTGAAACCAATACCCTCGGTCTTTTCCCCGGCGATGCACTTGCCGCCGAAGCCTTTTGCCTTGCCCTGACCTCAAAATTCAGTCTTCTCATGGTGCTCGGCGAAGACCGTGCCAAAAATCCTGCCTTTTTCTTCTCATTTGACCCCGAAGAGATCACTAAAGCTTGGCAAGTTCTGCGCCTGCGTGTTGTCTTGATGAATCCTGGACATTTGCAAAAGCTCGATCGTCTTTACGCAACCTTCCCCCCGATCGCACCTAACTACAAACTGATTACTCAATTCAGCCATGCGTTGCTCAGTCATCTGCCTGACCCGATCGCTGAATCTGAGAAACGTACCATTCGCGATCCTAGACCCTTACAAACGCCGACTGCTGATGTCCTAAAAAGCGCGGATGTAGAACTGCTGCAAGCGATCGCGCATGAAGTCCGCACGCCTCTGACAACAATCCGGACGCTAACTCGCCTCCTGCTCAAACGCCGCGATCTGCCAGCGGATGCCGTCAAACGGCTTGAAATGATCGATCGCGAATGCAGTGAACAGATTGATCGCTTTGGCTTAATCTTTCGCGCCGTCGAGCTTGAAACCTCAGCTACAAAAGTCTCCTCGCTCGCCACAACTTCTCTCGAAGAAGTCTTAGAGCAGAGCATTCCACGCTGGCAAAAACAGGCAAACCAGCGCAACCTCACACTGGATGTCATCTTGCCGCAGCACATTCCATCGGTCATGAGCGATCCGACGATGCTCGATCAAGCATTATCGAGTCTGATTGAGCGATCGGCACGTAGTCTGCCCGCAGGCAGTTCAATTCAAGTCGAAGTTTCGCTCGCCGGACATCAACTCAAACTTCAACTTCAGGCGCAAAAAGATGATCTCCCCCATGACACGCACCAGATGCCACTGCTCAAATCTCTCGGTCAAGTGCTTGTCTTTCAACCTGAAACCGGAAGTCTCAGTCTCAATCTCAATGTAACTAAGAATATTTTTCAGGCATTAGGCGGAAAGCTGATCGTTCGAGAACGACCCGAACAAGGCGAAATTTACACGCTCTTTCTCCCGCTAGAACCGAGCAAAAATGCGTCTGGAATGATCGTTTAA